From a region of the Betaproteobacteria bacterium genome:
- the rplT gene encoding 50S ribosomal protein L20, with the protein MPRVKRGVTARARHKKILVQAKGYRGRRKNVYRIAKQAVMKAGQYQYRDRRQRKRQFRALWIARINAAARLEGMKYSTFMNGLKKANIEVDRKVLADLAVFDQPAFAALAAQAKAQLGA; encoded by the coding sequence ATGCCTAGAGTTAAACGTGGTGTAACGGCGCGCGCGCGTCACAAGAAGATTCTCGTTCAGGCCAAGGGTTACCGCGGTCGTCGCAAGAACGTATATCGCATCGCCAAACAGGCGGTGATGAAGGCTGGTCAATATCAGTACCGTGACCGTCGTCAACGCAAGCGTCAGTTCCGTGCCCTGTGGATCGCTCGTATCAATGCTGCAGCTCGTCTGGAAGGCATGAAATACAGCACATTCATGAATGGCCTGAAGAAAGCTAATATCGAAGTCGACCGCAAGGTCCTGGCCGATCTGGCTGTCTTCGATCAGCCGGCTTTTGCTGCTCTGGCCGCACAGGCCAAGGCACAGCTCGGCGCCTGA